One window from the genome of Cucumis melo cultivar AY chromosome 12, USDA_Cmelo_AY_1.0, whole genome shotgun sequence encodes:
- the LOC103487181 gene encoding probable LRR receptor-like serine/threonine-protein kinase RFK1 isoform X3, protein MSELKNHNLPGVLPPEILKLPYLQVVDFAYNYLHGNIPQEWASTRLTTISLLVNRLSGEISDALGNITTLTSLNLEGNQFNGAIPSQLGRLSNLQYLLLSSNQLTGTIPTTFAGLKNLTDFRINDNNLNGSIPEFIKNWTLLKRLELHASGLQGPIPPKISLLRNLQELRISDINGPKQDFPELTNMTGMVRLVLRNCNIAGKVPSYLWTLPVMEMLDVSFNQLTGEIPEDINMERIRFLFLTSNMLSGNLPESILKDGTNVDLSYNNLTWQGPEHHACRKNLNMNLNLFRSSSTSNTLQESLPCLKDSICSKYSKCWFVNSGGNDLTMEVNNRNILYNGDADVEGGTAKFYIDRDSYWGLSSTGDFMDDFDYQNTRYTLSLPSSNLSELYSTARRSPITLTYFHHCLDNGNYSVTLHFAELQFTNDKTYTSLGRRKFDIYIQDRLVLENFDIDEKAGGAQKPTEMQFTNISVVNHVLEIRFYWAGKGTTRIPDRGVYGPLISAISVYSDLKYCSIRESSKKKTVALVVGITVGSLCLATIIIVGLLWWKGSIRAIRRSKGGTDLAGIEVQTGIFTLKQIKAATNHFDSCNKIGEGGFGPVYKGQLVDGTIVAIKQLSSKSRQGNREFLNEIGMISCLQHPNLVKLHGCCIEGDQLLLVYEYLENNSLARALFGPDRSRLNLGWPTRLRICIGIAKGLAYLHEESSLKIVHRDIKATNVLLDGELNPKISDFGLAKLDDEEKTHITTRVAGTIGYMAPEYALWGYLTYKADVYSFGVVALEIISGRSNNDYVPSETCVCLLDWACHLQQSGNLMELVDEKLRSEIDTKEAENVVKIALLCTNASPSIRPAMSEVVNMLEGRMKIPDLIPEPSSYNEDLRFKAMRDMRRQQQHSQSLSESQTQNSTMQTCESSSTSGNEFYNINPKSRSSTT, encoded by the exons ATGTC AGAATTAAAAAATCACAATCTGCCTGGTGTTCTTCCACCTGAAATACTCAAACTTCCTTACCTGCAAGTAGT TGATTTTGCTTACAACTACCTTCATGGTAACATACCTCAAGAATGGGCTTCAACACGGCTGACAACAAT CTCTCTTCTTGTTAATCGGTTGTCAGGGGAAATATCAGATGCATTGGGGAATATTACTACTCTAACATCACT GAACCTTGAAGGAAACCAATTTAATGGTGCAATACCATCACAACTTGGGAGGTTAAGCAACTTGCAATACTT GTTGCTATCTTCTAATCAATTGACTGGCACAATACCGACAACGTTTGCCGGTTTGAAAAACTTAACAGATTT CCGGATAAATGATAACAACCTAAATGGATCCATACCTGAATTCATAAAGAATTGGACACTACTTAAGAGATT AGAACTGCATGCAAGTGGACTTCAGGGACCAATTCCTCCAAAAATATCCCTTCTGAGGAACTTACAAGAATT AAGGATCAGCGATATTAATGGGCCAAAGCAGGATTTTCCTGAGTTGACAAACATGACGGGCATGGTTAGATT GGTTCTGAGAAATTGTAACATTGCTGGAAAGGTTCCTTCATACTTGTGGACGTTACCAGTCATGGAAATGCT GGACGTCAGCTTTAATCAGTTAACTGGGGAAATTCCAGAGGATATAAACATGGAGCGCATTAGATTTCT CTTTTTAACTAGCAATATGCTGAGTGGCAACCTACCAGAGTCAATCTTGAAGGATGGTACTAATGT CGATCTTTCATACAATAACTTGACATGGCAAGGCCCTGAGCACCATGCTTGTAGAAAGAATTT GAATATGAATCTGAACTTGTTCCGAAGTTCTTCAACTAGCAACACCTT ACAAGAAAGTCTCCCCTGCTTAAAGGATTCCATCTGTTCAAAAT ATTCAAAATGTTGGTTCGTCAATTCTGGTGGGAATGACTTAACGATGGAGGTAAACAACAGAAACATTCTCTACAACGGGGATGCAGATGTTGAAGGTGGGACAGCAAAATTCTACATTGATCGAGATAGCTACTGGGGATTGAGTAGTACTGGAGATTTTATGGACGATTTTGATTACCAAAATACACGCTACACTTTATCCCTGCCTTCATCAAATTTGTCCGAGCTATATTCAACAGCACGTCGAAGTCCAATTACGCTCACTTATTTCCATCATTGCTTGGATAATGGAAACTACTCAGTGACACTTCATTTTGCTGAGTTACAATTTACAAATGATAAGACATATACAAGCCTTGGAAGGCGGAAATTTGATATCTACATTCAG GATAGGTTGGTATTGGAGAATTTTGATATCGATGAGAAGGCGGGAGGAGCTCAAAAACCAACCGAAATGCAGTTCACTAACATAAGTGTAGTTAACCATGTCCTGGAAATCCGATTCTATTGGGCTGGAAAAGGGACAACGAGGATTCCTGATAGAGGAGTTTATGGTCCACTTATATCAGCTATTTCTGTTTATTCTG ATCTTAAATATTGTTCAATCCGTGAGAGTAGTAAAAAGAAAACTGTGGCGCTTGTGGTTGGCATTACCGTTGGATCGTTATGCCTTGCTACAATCATCATAGTGGGACTTCTTTGGTGGAAAGGCAGTATTAGAGCAATCAGGCGCAGTAAAGGGGGAACAG ATCTTGCAGGAATAGAAGTGCAAACTGGAATTTTTACCTTGAAGCAAATAAAAGCTGCCACCAATCATTTTGATTCTTGTAATAAAATTGGAGAAGGTGGTTTTGGCCCTGTTTATAAG GGTCAATTGGTTGATGGTACTATTGTAGCAATCAAGCAGCTTTCGTCGAAATCAAGGCAGGGAAATCGTGAATTTCTGAATGAGATAGGAATGATCTCTTGCTTGCAACACCCAAATCTAGTCAAGCTCCATGGATGCTGTATTGAAGGGGACCAATTGCTGTTGGTGTATGAATATTTGGAAAACAATAGTCTTGCCCGAGCACTATTTG GTCCAGATCGCAGTCGGCTTAACCTAGGTTGGCCAACTAGGCTTAGAATATGTATCGGTATAGCAAAAGGCTTAGCATATCTCCATGAGGAATCGAGCCTCAAAATTGTTCATAGAGACATCAAAGCTACTAATGTGCTACTGGACGGTGAACTGAATCCTAAAATATCTGATTTCGGTTTGGCTAAGCTCGACGATGAGGAGAAGACTCATATCACTACTAGAGTGGCTGGGACCAT AGGATATATGGCTCCAGAATACGCACTTTGGGGTTATTTGACCTACAAAGCAGATGTTTACAGTTTCGGAGTTGTGGCCTTGGAAATTATCAGCGGAAGAAGCAACAATGATTATGTACCAAGTGAAACTTGTGTTTGCCTTCTAGACTGG GCCTGTCACTTGCAACAATCTGGGAACCTCATGGAGCTGGTAGATGAGAAGTTGAGGTCAGAAATCGACACGAAAGAAGCGGAAAACGTGGTGAAAATAGCCCTTCTTTGCACCAATGCTTCACCATCGATAAGGCCTGCAATGTCGGAAGTGGTGAATATGCTCGAAGGTCGGATGAAAATTCCAGACCTGATCCCAGAACCGAGCAGTTATAATGAAGATCTGAGGTTCAAGGCAATGAGAGATATGCGTAGACAGCAACAACACAGCCAAAGCCTTAGTGAAAGCCAAACCCAAAACTCCACAATGCAAACATGTGAGTCTTCCTCTACATCTGGAAATGAGTTCTATAATATTAACCCAAAGTCGAGATCATCAACAACTTGA
- the LOC103487181 gene encoding probable LRR receptor-like serine/threonine-protein kinase RFK1 isoform X1 — MMVAKSFFVFIFLVVDCFMFFRFANSKVPQEEVDVLQQITRTLGAVYWKFNSDSCVVEMFGVTEKSPRGSETIIDCDCSIENSTSCHVVRIELKNHNLPGVLPPEILKLPYLQVVDFAYNYLHGNIPQEWASTRLTTISLLVNRLSGEISDALGNITTLTSLNLEGNQFNGAIPSQLGRLSNLQYLLLSSNQLTGTIPTTFAGLKNLTDFRINDNNLNGSIPEFIKNWTLLKRLELHASGLQGPIPPKISLLRNLQELRISDINGPKQDFPELTNMTGMVRLVLRNCNIAGKVPSYLWTLPVMEMLDVSFNQLTGEIPEDINMERIRFLFLTSNMLSGNLPESILKDGTNVDLSYNNLTWQGPEHHACRKNLNMNLNLFRSSSTSNTLQESLPCLKDSICSKYSKCWFVNSGGNDLTMEVNNRNILYNGDADVEGGTAKFYIDRDSYWGLSSTGDFMDDFDYQNTRYTLSLPSSNLSELYSTARRSPITLTYFHHCLDNGNYSVTLHFAELQFTNDKTYTSLGRRKFDIYIQDRLVLENFDIDEKAGGAQKPTEMQFTNISVVNHVLEIRFYWAGKGTTRIPDRGVYGPLISAISVYSDLKYCSIRESSKKKTVALVVGITVGSLCLATIIIVGLLWWKGSIRAIRRSKGGTDLAGIEVQTGIFTLKQIKAATNHFDSCNKIGEGGFGPVYKGQLVDGTIVAIKQLSSKSRQGNREFLNEIGMISCLQHPNLVKLHGCCIEGDQLLLVYEYLENNSLARALFGPDRSRLNLGWPTRLRICIGIAKGLAYLHEESSLKIVHRDIKATNVLLDGELNPKISDFGLAKLDDEEKTHITTRVAGTIGYMAPEYALWGYLTYKADVYSFGVVALEIISGRSNNDYVPSETCVCLLDWACHLQQSGNLMELVDEKLRSEIDTKEAENVVKIALLCTNASPSIRPAMSEVVNMLEGRMKIPDLIPEPSSYNEDLRFKAMRDMRRQQQHSQSLSESQTQNSTMQTCESSSTSGNEFYNINPKSRSSTT, encoded by the exons ATGATGGTGGCCAAGAGCTtctttgttttcatttttcttgtGGTGGATTGCTTCATGTTCTTCAGATTTGCAAATTCCAAGGTTCCCCAAGAAGAGG tTGATGTGCTACAGCAAATTACGAGAACATTAGGTGCGGTTTATTGGAAATTCAATAGTGACTCCTGTGTTGTTGAGATGTTTGGGGTGACAGAAAAATCTCCCAGGGGATCTGAGACTATAATTGATTGTGATTGCAGCATCGAGAATAGCACATCTTGTCATGTCGTAAGGAT AGAATTAAAAAATCACAATCTGCCTGGTGTTCTTCCACCTGAAATACTCAAACTTCCTTACCTGCAAGTAGT TGATTTTGCTTACAACTACCTTCATGGTAACATACCTCAAGAATGGGCTTCAACACGGCTGACAACAAT CTCTCTTCTTGTTAATCGGTTGTCAGGGGAAATATCAGATGCATTGGGGAATATTACTACTCTAACATCACT GAACCTTGAAGGAAACCAATTTAATGGTGCAATACCATCACAACTTGGGAGGTTAAGCAACTTGCAATACTT GTTGCTATCTTCTAATCAATTGACTGGCACAATACCGACAACGTTTGCCGGTTTGAAAAACTTAACAGATTT CCGGATAAATGATAACAACCTAAATGGATCCATACCTGAATTCATAAAGAATTGGACACTACTTAAGAGATT AGAACTGCATGCAAGTGGACTTCAGGGACCAATTCCTCCAAAAATATCCCTTCTGAGGAACTTACAAGAATT AAGGATCAGCGATATTAATGGGCCAAAGCAGGATTTTCCTGAGTTGACAAACATGACGGGCATGGTTAGATT GGTTCTGAGAAATTGTAACATTGCTGGAAAGGTTCCTTCATACTTGTGGACGTTACCAGTCATGGAAATGCT GGACGTCAGCTTTAATCAGTTAACTGGGGAAATTCCAGAGGATATAAACATGGAGCGCATTAGATTTCT CTTTTTAACTAGCAATATGCTGAGTGGCAACCTACCAGAGTCAATCTTGAAGGATGGTACTAATGT CGATCTTTCATACAATAACTTGACATGGCAAGGCCCTGAGCACCATGCTTGTAGAAAGAATTT GAATATGAATCTGAACTTGTTCCGAAGTTCTTCAACTAGCAACACCTT ACAAGAAAGTCTCCCCTGCTTAAAGGATTCCATCTGTTCAAAAT ATTCAAAATGTTGGTTCGTCAATTCTGGTGGGAATGACTTAACGATGGAGGTAAACAACAGAAACATTCTCTACAACGGGGATGCAGATGTTGAAGGTGGGACAGCAAAATTCTACATTGATCGAGATAGCTACTGGGGATTGAGTAGTACTGGAGATTTTATGGACGATTTTGATTACCAAAATACACGCTACACTTTATCCCTGCCTTCATCAAATTTGTCCGAGCTATATTCAACAGCACGTCGAAGTCCAATTACGCTCACTTATTTCCATCATTGCTTGGATAATGGAAACTACTCAGTGACACTTCATTTTGCTGAGTTACAATTTACAAATGATAAGACATATACAAGCCTTGGAAGGCGGAAATTTGATATCTACATTCAG GATAGGTTGGTATTGGAGAATTTTGATATCGATGAGAAGGCGGGAGGAGCTCAAAAACCAACCGAAATGCAGTTCACTAACATAAGTGTAGTTAACCATGTCCTGGAAATCCGATTCTATTGGGCTGGAAAAGGGACAACGAGGATTCCTGATAGAGGAGTTTATGGTCCACTTATATCAGCTATTTCTGTTTATTCTG ATCTTAAATATTGTTCAATCCGTGAGAGTAGTAAAAAGAAAACTGTGGCGCTTGTGGTTGGCATTACCGTTGGATCGTTATGCCTTGCTACAATCATCATAGTGGGACTTCTTTGGTGGAAAGGCAGTATTAGAGCAATCAGGCGCAGTAAAGGGGGAACAG ATCTTGCAGGAATAGAAGTGCAAACTGGAATTTTTACCTTGAAGCAAATAAAAGCTGCCACCAATCATTTTGATTCTTGTAATAAAATTGGAGAAGGTGGTTTTGGCCCTGTTTATAAG GGTCAATTGGTTGATGGTACTATTGTAGCAATCAAGCAGCTTTCGTCGAAATCAAGGCAGGGAAATCGTGAATTTCTGAATGAGATAGGAATGATCTCTTGCTTGCAACACCCAAATCTAGTCAAGCTCCATGGATGCTGTATTGAAGGGGACCAATTGCTGTTGGTGTATGAATATTTGGAAAACAATAGTCTTGCCCGAGCACTATTTG GTCCAGATCGCAGTCGGCTTAACCTAGGTTGGCCAACTAGGCTTAGAATATGTATCGGTATAGCAAAAGGCTTAGCATATCTCCATGAGGAATCGAGCCTCAAAATTGTTCATAGAGACATCAAAGCTACTAATGTGCTACTGGACGGTGAACTGAATCCTAAAATATCTGATTTCGGTTTGGCTAAGCTCGACGATGAGGAGAAGACTCATATCACTACTAGAGTGGCTGGGACCAT AGGATATATGGCTCCAGAATACGCACTTTGGGGTTATTTGACCTACAAAGCAGATGTTTACAGTTTCGGAGTTGTGGCCTTGGAAATTATCAGCGGAAGAAGCAACAATGATTATGTACCAAGTGAAACTTGTGTTTGCCTTCTAGACTGG GCCTGTCACTTGCAACAATCTGGGAACCTCATGGAGCTGGTAGATGAGAAGTTGAGGTCAGAAATCGACACGAAAGAAGCGGAAAACGTGGTGAAAATAGCCCTTCTTTGCACCAATGCTTCACCATCGATAAGGCCTGCAATGTCGGAAGTGGTGAATATGCTCGAAGGTCGGATGAAAATTCCAGACCTGATCCCAGAACCGAGCAGTTATAATGAAGATCTGAGGTTCAAGGCAATGAGAGATATGCGTAGACAGCAACAACACAGCCAAAGCCTTAGTGAAAGCCAAACCCAAAACTCCACAATGCAAACATGTGAGTCTTCCTCTACATCTGGAAATGAGTTCTATAATATTAACCCAAAGTCGAGATCATCAACAACTTGA
- the LOC103487181 gene encoding probable LRR receptor-like serine/threonine-protein kinase RFK1 isoform X2, with translation MFGVTEKSPRGSETIIDCDCSIENSTSCHVVRIELKNHNLPGVLPPEILKLPYLQVVDFAYNYLHGNIPQEWASTRLTTISLLVNRLSGEISDALGNITTLTSLNLEGNQFNGAIPSQLGRLSNLQYLLLSSNQLTGTIPTTFAGLKNLTDFRINDNNLNGSIPEFIKNWTLLKRLELHASGLQGPIPPKISLLRNLQELRISDINGPKQDFPELTNMTGMVRLVLRNCNIAGKVPSYLWTLPVMEMLDVSFNQLTGEIPEDINMERIRFLFLTSNMLSGNLPESILKDGTNVDLSYNNLTWQGPEHHACRKNLNMNLNLFRSSSTSNTLQESLPCLKDSICSKYSKCWFVNSGGNDLTMEVNNRNILYNGDADVEGGTAKFYIDRDSYWGLSSTGDFMDDFDYQNTRYTLSLPSSNLSELYSTARRSPITLTYFHHCLDNGNYSVTLHFAELQFTNDKTYTSLGRRKFDIYIQDRLVLENFDIDEKAGGAQKPTEMQFTNISVVNHVLEIRFYWAGKGTTRIPDRGVYGPLISAISVYSDLKYCSIRESSKKKTVALVVGITVGSLCLATIIIVGLLWWKGSIRAIRRSKGGTDLAGIEVQTGIFTLKQIKAATNHFDSCNKIGEGGFGPVYKGQLVDGTIVAIKQLSSKSRQGNREFLNEIGMISCLQHPNLVKLHGCCIEGDQLLLVYEYLENNSLARALFGPDRSRLNLGWPTRLRICIGIAKGLAYLHEESSLKIVHRDIKATNVLLDGELNPKISDFGLAKLDDEEKTHITTRVAGTIGYMAPEYALWGYLTYKADVYSFGVVALEIISGRSNNDYVPSETCVCLLDWACHLQQSGNLMELVDEKLRSEIDTKEAENVVKIALLCTNASPSIRPAMSEVVNMLEGRMKIPDLIPEPSSYNEDLRFKAMRDMRRQQQHSQSLSESQTQNSTMQTCESSSTSGNEFYNINPKSRSSTT, from the exons ATGTTTGGGGTGACAGAAAAATCTCCCAGGGGATCTGAGACTATAATTGATTGTGATTGCAGCATCGAGAATAGCACATCTTGTCATGTCGTAAGGAT AGAATTAAAAAATCACAATCTGCCTGGTGTTCTTCCACCTGAAATACTCAAACTTCCTTACCTGCAAGTAGT TGATTTTGCTTACAACTACCTTCATGGTAACATACCTCAAGAATGGGCTTCAACACGGCTGACAACAAT CTCTCTTCTTGTTAATCGGTTGTCAGGGGAAATATCAGATGCATTGGGGAATATTACTACTCTAACATCACT GAACCTTGAAGGAAACCAATTTAATGGTGCAATACCATCACAACTTGGGAGGTTAAGCAACTTGCAATACTT GTTGCTATCTTCTAATCAATTGACTGGCACAATACCGACAACGTTTGCCGGTTTGAAAAACTTAACAGATTT CCGGATAAATGATAACAACCTAAATGGATCCATACCTGAATTCATAAAGAATTGGACACTACTTAAGAGATT AGAACTGCATGCAAGTGGACTTCAGGGACCAATTCCTCCAAAAATATCCCTTCTGAGGAACTTACAAGAATT AAGGATCAGCGATATTAATGGGCCAAAGCAGGATTTTCCTGAGTTGACAAACATGACGGGCATGGTTAGATT GGTTCTGAGAAATTGTAACATTGCTGGAAAGGTTCCTTCATACTTGTGGACGTTACCAGTCATGGAAATGCT GGACGTCAGCTTTAATCAGTTAACTGGGGAAATTCCAGAGGATATAAACATGGAGCGCATTAGATTTCT CTTTTTAACTAGCAATATGCTGAGTGGCAACCTACCAGAGTCAATCTTGAAGGATGGTACTAATGT CGATCTTTCATACAATAACTTGACATGGCAAGGCCCTGAGCACCATGCTTGTAGAAAGAATTT GAATATGAATCTGAACTTGTTCCGAAGTTCTTCAACTAGCAACACCTT ACAAGAAAGTCTCCCCTGCTTAAAGGATTCCATCTGTTCAAAAT ATTCAAAATGTTGGTTCGTCAATTCTGGTGGGAATGACTTAACGATGGAGGTAAACAACAGAAACATTCTCTACAACGGGGATGCAGATGTTGAAGGTGGGACAGCAAAATTCTACATTGATCGAGATAGCTACTGGGGATTGAGTAGTACTGGAGATTTTATGGACGATTTTGATTACCAAAATACACGCTACACTTTATCCCTGCCTTCATCAAATTTGTCCGAGCTATATTCAACAGCACGTCGAAGTCCAATTACGCTCACTTATTTCCATCATTGCTTGGATAATGGAAACTACTCAGTGACACTTCATTTTGCTGAGTTACAATTTACAAATGATAAGACATATACAAGCCTTGGAAGGCGGAAATTTGATATCTACATTCAG GATAGGTTGGTATTGGAGAATTTTGATATCGATGAGAAGGCGGGAGGAGCTCAAAAACCAACCGAAATGCAGTTCACTAACATAAGTGTAGTTAACCATGTCCTGGAAATCCGATTCTATTGGGCTGGAAAAGGGACAACGAGGATTCCTGATAGAGGAGTTTATGGTCCACTTATATCAGCTATTTCTGTTTATTCTG ATCTTAAATATTGTTCAATCCGTGAGAGTAGTAAAAAGAAAACTGTGGCGCTTGTGGTTGGCATTACCGTTGGATCGTTATGCCTTGCTACAATCATCATAGTGGGACTTCTTTGGTGGAAAGGCAGTATTAGAGCAATCAGGCGCAGTAAAGGGGGAACAG ATCTTGCAGGAATAGAAGTGCAAACTGGAATTTTTACCTTGAAGCAAATAAAAGCTGCCACCAATCATTTTGATTCTTGTAATAAAATTGGAGAAGGTGGTTTTGGCCCTGTTTATAAG GGTCAATTGGTTGATGGTACTATTGTAGCAATCAAGCAGCTTTCGTCGAAATCAAGGCAGGGAAATCGTGAATTTCTGAATGAGATAGGAATGATCTCTTGCTTGCAACACCCAAATCTAGTCAAGCTCCATGGATGCTGTATTGAAGGGGACCAATTGCTGTTGGTGTATGAATATTTGGAAAACAATAGTCTTGCCCGAGCACTATTTG GTCCAGATCGCAGTCGGCTTAACCTAGGTTGGCCAACTAGGCTTAGAATATGTATCGGTATAGCAAAAGGCTTAGCATATCTCCATGAGGAATCGAGCCTCAAAATTGTTCATAGAGACATCAAAGCTACTAATGTGCTACTGGACGGTGAACTGAATCCTAAAATATCTGATTTCGGTTTGGCTAAGCTCGACGATGAGGAGAAGACTCATATCACTACTAGAGTGGCTGGGACCAT AGGATATATGGCTCCAGAATACGCACTTTGGGGTTATTTGACCTACAAAGCAGATGTTTACAGTTTCGGAGTTGTGGCCTTGGAAATTATCAGCGGAAGAAGCAACAATGATTATGTACCAAGTGAAACTTGTGTTTGCCTTCTAGACTGG GCCTGTCACTTGCAACAATCTGGGAACCTCATGGAGCTGGTAGATGAGAAGTTGAGGTCAGAAATCGACACGAAAGAAGCGGAAAACGTGGTGAAAATAGCCCTTCTTTGCACCAATGCTTCACCATCGATAAGGCCTGCAATGTCGGAAGTGGTGAATATGCTCGAAGGTCGGATGAAAATTCCAGACCTGATCCCAGAACCGAGCAGTTATAATGAAGATCTGAGGTTCAAGGCAATGAGAGATATGCGTAGACAGCAACAACACAGCCAAAGCCTTAGTGAAAGCCAAACCCAAAACTCCACAATGCAAACATGTGAGTCTTCCTCTACATCTGGAAATGAGTTCTATAATATTAACCCAAAGTCGAGATCATCAACAACTTGA